In Lolium rigidum isolate FL_2022 chromosome 3, APGP_CSIRO_Lrig_0.1, whole genome shotgun sequence, the genomic window AACCTAAGGCTTAAGCTAAGAAACCACTAACATAGGTTGCAAGAATCAGCATGGTTCATTTTAGCTGTTCATTGCACGGGCCTCATAGTTATAGGTTTCTTCTTCAGAAAGGAGGAATTTCAGTATCTGCAAAAAATCTTTCCGTGATTCAAACAGGCTTGAGCGCAAAGCGCACAAATTCTGGTGCTAGAACGCAGGAGTAGTACTTTTGGATCTGCAATTTGGATCCAAACTGGATACGCTGGTGCAGTGATCAATGCAACGACGAAGAGAGTACAAGAACATGTGGGGGCAATGCACTGGGGAGAACCGCAGCTAGCTAGTGCCTTGCCGACACGATAGAAAGGGTGCTCTTTTCACCTGCAAAATGTCTCTGCACGTCCACTTAgccatcatcgtcaccaccagactaccaagagtgagatgaaTTCATCAATTCTTAGTTACAACTCATGTTAAAACTTATAACTAGCAAAAATTACAAAGCAAATCTAACGGTTGAGAGCATTTTTTCAGTTACAATCTCATTTGCAACTAAAAACTCACTTGTGATACAACTTACAACTGTTGGTTAGGTGTGGGGGAGTGCACGCAGCCACCTGGGTTCCAGTCTTAAGGGCAATATTGGGTTCATGGAGTTTTCTTCTATAAAAAAATGCTAACAGTTGCTACTGTTTAGGTTGGTCTCTTTTCTATAGATACGTGAATCACGACCCAATTGGATGGTGCAGGAGTTAACTTAGCACTAACTTACTTCtgagctagctgagaactaggaAATCTAATTATTTATTTTAGATACAGATTAGCATGCATACAGGGACAAGAATACGGCACCAGATTAACTTCTCAATAATATGCGATAGTATTGTTTTTCATCTGAACACAGTTAGTAATTCATTTTCGTTTGGTGTGTCCAGGGCGCAGGCGGTGGGCTGGCCGCCAGTCCGGTCGTTCCGGAAGAACATCCTGGCCGTGCAGGCCGACAAgtcggcggcggcgctggtgaAGGTGAGCATGGACGGCGCGCCATACCTGCGCAAGGTGGACATCGGGGCGTGCAAGAGCTACCAGGAGCTGTCCAAGGCCCTGGAGAAGATGTTCAGCTCCTCCACCATGGCCGGCGGCTCCCAGGGCATAATGAACGACGAGAGCAAGCTGGTGGACCTGCTCAGCGGCTCCGACTACGTGCCCACCTACGAGGACAAGGACGGCGACTGGATGCTCGTCGGCGACGTGCCATGGGAGTAAGTCATTGCATCAATGTCGTCAGTGAATTAGGCTCCATCGAGACCGACGACATTGTTGGTGCTGTTGCTAAAcccttcttcttcatctgctcTCCTGTTGAGTTATTTCAGGATGTTCGCCGCGTCCTGCAAGCGTCTCCGGATAATGAAAGGATCAGAAGCCATCGGACTTGGTGAGCACCTCGACAACGTTTTTATTTGAGATCTTACA contains:
- the LOC124699460 gene encoding auxin-responsive protein IAA30-like, encoding MAGLGFEETELRLGLPGGGKDAEEAAATVRSSGKRGFAETIDLKLKLEPASAAAPMAGDEQVADGVAAAEQQPSPATATAAVAGDGHMRRSPSQSSVIISSDPEKPRAPKAQAVGWPPVRSFRKNILAVQADKSAAALVKVSMDGAPYLRKVDIGACKSYQELSKALEKMFSSSTMAGGSQGIMNDESKLVDLLSGSDYVPTYEDKDGDWMLVGDVPWEMFAASCKRLRIMKGSEAIGLAPRAMEKRRSRS